A stretch of the Hypomesus transpacificus isolate Combined female chromosome 12, fHypTra1, whole genome shotgun sequence genome encodes the following:
- the arhgef7b gene encoding rho guanine nucleotide exchange factor 7b isoform X1, with product MNSAEQTVTWLITLGVLESPKKIISDPEGFLQSSLKDGVVLCKLLERLRPGSVEKVLQEPRNDSECQVNIREFLKGCGSFRVEPFEVNDLLQGLNFTKVLNSLVALNKATEDIGLDCDSVCARHSSSLRIKSFESLSTQSPHGRSSKLLQHQYRSLDMSENGGLQVLVRARFNFQQTNEDELSFSKGDIISVSRQEDGGWWEGSVSGRTGWFPSNYVREVKGSDKPVSPKSGTLKSPLKGLDTSAISKTYYNVVLQNILETETEYSKELQTLLSSYLRSLHSSDGLTSADVSYIQGNLEEISTFQQMLVQSLEECSKLPESQQRVGGFFLNLMPQMKALYMAYCSNHPTAVSILTEHSKELGDYMEGKGANSPGILTLTTGLSKAFMRLDKYPTLLKELERHMEDHHLDRPDIQLCMTAFKSLSAQCQGVRKRKELELQILTDSIRRWEGDDITTLGSVLYMSHTVVHSQASQEKNERYFLLFPQVLLMLSTSTRMSGFIYQGRLPITGMLVSKLEDGEILKNAFEISSSQCERMQVVCDSQQDQQEWVEHLQRLTNKHNLAMATPTSKPQSVPCHTLPSQPLTPSRHSESRGTSGAPTYHTLPHPSSHGSLPWPPLEPPSTPKPWSLSCLRPAPPLRPSAALCYKEDLSKSPKSMKKLLPKRKPERKPSEEDFSVRKSTAAALEEDAQILKVIEAYCTSAKTRQTLNSRSRKESGVHMLFPEEEKIIVEETKSNGQTVMEEKTLVDTVYGLKDELQELKQDNKRMRRTLEEEQRARKELEKIVRRVLKSMNDPSWDETNL from the exons ATGAATTCGGCGGAACAGACAGTAACTTGGCTAATAACGTTGGGGGTTTTGGAATCGCCAAAAAAGATCATCTCGGATCCAGAGGGCTTCTTGCAGTCATCGCTTAAAGATGGGGTGGTCCTGTGCAAGCTGCTGGAGAGATTGCGCCCGGGGTCCGTTGAAAAA GTCTTGCAAGAACCTCGGAatgacagcgagtgccaggttaaCATCAGGGAGTTTCTAAAAGGCTGCGGCTCTTTCCGTGTAGAG CCCTTTGAGGTGAATGATCTCCTTCAGGGACTAAACTTCACCAAAGTGCTCAACTCTCTAGTGGCCCTGAATAAAGCTACAGAAG atATTGGGTTGGACTGTGACAGCGTGTGTGCACgacactcctcctctctgaggATTAAGTCATTCGAGTCTCTCAGCACCCAGTCTCCTCACGGACGCTCCTCCAAGCTCTTGCAGCACCAGTATCGCAGCCTG GACATGTCAGAAAATGGGGGGCTGCAGGTTCTGGTGAGGGCACGCTTCAACTTCCAGCAGACCAATGAGGATGAGCTCTCCTTCTCCAAGGGTGACATCATCAGCGTGAGCCGGCAGGAGGATGGCGGCTGGTGGGAGGGGTCAGTCAGCGGCAGGACAGGCTGGTTCCCGAGCAACTACGTCCGCGAGGTCAAAGGCAGCG ACAAGCCTGTGTCGCCTAAGTCCGGGACACTGAAGAGCCCTCTTAAAGGCTTGGACACATCAGCCATCAGCAAGACCTATTACAATGTG GTTCTCCAGAACATTCTGGAAACAGAGACTGAGTACTCTAAGGAGCTACAGACCCTGCTGTCCTCATACTTGCGCTCATTGCACTCCTCAGATGG ACTGACCAGTGCAGACGTCAGTTACATCCAGGGGAACCTGGAGGAAATCTCCACCTTTCAGCAGATGTTGGTCCAGTCCCTGGAGGAATGCTCCAA GCTTCCAGAGAGCCAGCAGAGAGTAGGGGGGTTCTTCCTCAACCTCATGCCCCAGATGAAGGCTCTCTACATGGCCTACTGCTCCAATCATCCCACTGCAGTCAGcatcctcactgaacacag TAAGGAGCTAGGGGACTACATGGAGGGGAAGGGAGCCAACAGTCCAGGTATTCTGACTCTGACCACCGGTCTCAGTAAAGCCTTCATGAGACTGGACAAGTACCCCACCCTGCTCAAAGAACTGGAGAGGCACatggag GATCACCACCTTGATCGTCCAGATATCCAGTTGTGTATGACTGCCTTTAAAAGCCTCTCT gCACAGTGTCAGGGGGTTCGGAAGCGTaaggagttggagctgcagaTCCTCACTGACTCCATCAGACGCTGGGAGGGCGATGACATCACCACCCTGGGCTCGGTGCTTTACATGTCCCATACTGTGGTCCACAGCCAGGCCAGCCAG gAGAAAAATGAGCGCTACTTCCTGCTGTTCCCTCAAGTTCTCCTTATGCTGTCTACCAGCACCAGAATGAGTGGCTTTATCTACCAG GGCAGACTACCGATTACAGGAATGCTGGTCTCCAaactggaggatggggagaTCCTGAAGAATGCCTTTGAGATATCTA gcaGCCAATGTGAGCGGATGCAAGTAGTGTGTGACAGCCAGCAGGACCAGCAGGAGTGGGTGGAGCATCTCCAGCGCTTGACCAATAAGCACAACCTTGCCATGGCCACTCCCACCTCTAAACCCCAGTCAGTTCCCTGTCACACG CTTCCGTCCCAGCCCCTGACTCCTTCCAGGCACTCCGAGAGCAGGGGGACCAGTGGGGCTCCGACCTACCACACCCTGCCCCACCCTTCCTCCCATGGTTCCCTGCCTTGGCCCCCACTGGAGCCTCCCAGCACCCCCAAACCCTGGAGCCTCAGCTGTTTGCGGCCCGCGCCCCCACTCAGGCCCTCCGCTGCCCTCTGCTACAAGGAG GACCTGAGCAAGAGCCCCAAGAGCATGAAGAAGCTGCTTCCTAAGAGGAAACCAGAGAGGAAGCCTTCTGAGGAGGACTTCAGCGTCAGGAAGA gtACGGCAGCTGCACTGGAGGAGGATGCTCAGATTCTCAAAGTCATCGAGGCATACTGCACCAGCGCTAAAACACGCCAGACACTCAACTCAA GATCCAGGAAGGAGTCAGGTGTGCACATGCTTTtcccagag
- the arhgef7b gene encoding rho guanine nucleotide exchange factor 7b isoform X3, producing MNSAEQTVTWLITLGVLESPKKIISDPEGFLQSSLKDGVVLCKLLERLRPGSVEKVLQEPRNDSECQVNIREFLKGCGSFRVEPFEVNDLLQGLNFTKVLNSLVALNKATEDIGLDCDSVCARHSSSLRIKSFESLSTQSPHGRSSKLLQHQYRSLDMSENGGLQVLVRARFNFQQTNEDELSFSKGDIISVSRQEDGGWWEGSVSGRTGWFPSNYVREVKGSDKPVSPKSGTLKSPLKGLDTSAISKTYYNVVLQNILETETEYSKELQTLLSSYLRSLHSSDGLTSADVSYIQGNLEEISTFQQMLVQSLEECSKLPESQQRVGGFFLNLMPQMKALYMAYCSNHPTAVSILTEHSKELGDYMEGKGANSPGILTLTTGLSKAFMRLDKYPTLLKELERHMEDHHLDRPDIQLCMTAFKSLSAQCQGVRKRKELELQILTDSIRRWEGDDITTLGSVLYMSHTVVHSQASQEKNERYFLLFPQVLLMLSTSTRMSGFIYQGRLPITGMLVSKLEDGEILKNAFEISSSQCERMQVVCDSQQDQQEWVEHLQRLTNKHNLAMATPTSKPQSVPCHTLPSQPLTPSRHSESRGTSGAPTYHTLPHPSSHGSLPWPPLEPPSTPKPWSLSCLRPAPPLRPSAALCYKEDLSKSPKSMKKLLPKRKPERKPSEEDFSVRKSTAAALEEDAQILKVIEAYCTSAKTRQTLNSTWQGTDLMHNHVLVDADRSSTDAPGGPVNTTRGAEPCSDLSEDSDYDSIWNAHSYRTTSVSRSRKESGVHMLFPEEEKIIVEETKSNGQTVMEEKTLVDTVYGLKDELQELKQDNKRMRRTLEEEQRARKELEKIVRRVLKSMNDPSWDETNL from the exons ATGAATTCGGCGGAACAGACAGTAACTTGGCTAATAACGTTGGGGGTTTTGGAATCGCCAAAAAAGATCATCTCGGATCCAGAGGGCTTCTTGCAGTCATCGCTTAAAGATGGGGTGGTCCTGTGCAAGCTGCTGGAGAGATTGCGCCCGGGGTCCGTTGAAAAA GTCTTGCAAGAACCTCGGAatgacagcgagtgccaggttaaCATCAGGGAGTTTCTAAAAGGCTGCGGCTCTTTCCGTGTAGAG CCCTTTGAGGTGAATGATCTCCTTCAGGGACTAAACTTCACCAAAGTGCTCAACTCTCTAGTGGCCCTGAATAAAGCTACAGAAG atATTGGGTTGGACTGTGACAGCGTGTGTGCACgacactcctcctctctgaggATTAAGTCATTCGAGTCTCTCAGCACCCAGTCTCCTCACGGACGCTCCTCCAAGCTCTTGCAGCACCAGTATCGCAGCCTG GACATGTCAGAAAATGGGGGGCTGCAGGTTCTGGTGAGGGCACGCTTCAACTTCCAGCAGACCAATGAGGATGAGCTCTCCTTCTCCAAGGGTGACATCATCAGCGTGAGCCGGCAGGAGGATGGCGGCTGGTGGGAGGGGTCAGTCAGCGGCAGGACAGGCTGGTTCCCGAGCAACTACGTCCGCGAGGTCAAAGGCAGCG ACAAGCCTGTGTCGCCTAAGTCCGGGACACTGAAGAGCCCTCTTAAAGGCTTGGACACATCAGCCATCAGCAAGACCTATTACAATGTG GTTCTCCAGAACATTCTGGAAACAGAGACTGAGTACTCTAAGGAGCTACAGACCCTGCTGTCCTCATACTTGCGCTCATTGCACTCCTCAGATGG ACTGACCAGTGCAGACGTCAGTTACATCCAGGGGAACCTGGAGGAAATCTCCACCTTTCAGCAGATGTTGGTCCAGTCCCTGGAGGAATGCTCCAA GCTTCCAGAGAGCCAGCAGAGAGTAGGGGGGTTCTTCCTCAACCTCATGCCCCAGATGAAGGCTCTCTACATGGCCTACTGCTCCAATCATCCCACTGCAGTCAGcatcctcactgaacacag TAAGGAGCTAGGGGACTACATGGAGGGGAAGGGAGCCAACAGTCCAGGTATTCTGACTCTGACCACCGGTCTCAGTAAAGCCTTCATGAGACTGGACAAGTACCCCACCCTGCTCAAAGAACTGGAGAGGCACatggag GATCACCACCTTGATCGTCCAGATATCCAGTTGTGTATGACTGCCTTTAAAAGCCTCTCT gCACAGTGTCAGGGGGTTCGGAAGCGTaaggagttggagctgcagaTCCTCACTGACTCCATCAGACGCTGGGAGGGCGATGACATCACCACCCTGGGCTCGGTGCTTTACATGTCCCATACTGTGGTCCACAGCCAGGCCAGCCAG gAGAAAAATGAGCGCTACTTCCTGCTGTTCCCTCAAGTTCTCCTTATGCTGTCTACCAGCACCAGAATGAGTGGCTTTATCTACCAG GGCAGACTACCGATTACAGGAATGCTGGTCTCCAaactggaggatggggagaTCCTGAAGAATGCCTTTGAGATATCTA gcaGCCAATGTGAGCGGATGCAAGTAGTGTGTGACAGCCAGCAGGACCAGCAGGAGTGGGTGGAGCATCTCCAGCGCTTGACCAATAAGCACAACCTTGCCATGGCCACTCCCACCTCTAAACCCCAGTCAGTTCCCTGTCACACG CTTCCGTCCCAGCCCCTGACTCCTTCCAGGCACTCCGAGAGCAGGGGGACCAGTGGGGCTCCGACCTACCACACCCTGCCCCACCCTTCCTCCCATGGTTCCCTGCCTTGGCCCCCACTGGAGCCTCCCAGCACCCCCAAACCCTGGAGCCTCAGCTGTTTGCGGCCCGCGCCCCCACTCAGGCCCTCCGCTGCCCTCTGCTACAAGGAG GACCTGAGCAAGAGCCCCAAGAGCATGAAGAAGCTGCTTCCTAAGAGGAAACCAGAGAGGAAGCCTTCTGAGGAGGACTTCAGCGTCAGGAAGA gtACGGCAGCTGCACTGGAGGAGGATGCTCAGATTCTCAAAGTCATCGAGGCATACTGCACCAGCGCTAAAACACGCCAGACACTCAACTCAA CATGGCAGGGTACCGACCTGATGCACAACCATGTGCTCGTCGACGCCGACCGGTCCAGCACGGATGCCCCCGGCGGCCCGGTTAACACGACTCGGGGGGCGGAGCCGTGTTCCGACCTATCGGAGGACTCAGACTATGACAGTATTTGGAACGCACATAGTTACAGGACCACCTCTGTCTCCC GATCCAGGAAGGAGTCAGGTGTGCACATGCTTTtcccagag